The Schistocerca nitens isolate TAMUIC-IGC-003100 chromosome 2, iqSchNite1.1, whole genome shotgun sequence nucleotide sequence ttTTACGTTGATTGCTTCAACATATCCTTGCCAGGCAGATGTTGTTATTGCTTCGCAGGTTTCCACAGAATTTTATTAACTGTGTTTACTAATATTAAAGAATTAAATTTCGAGCATTCGAATAACCTGCCTGTTGTCAGAAATCTCATTATTCCTAATGCCTCGTCGACTGCAACTGCCTCTCACATTAACGTATTTTGCTTCTCTATTTTATCTCTTATCATCATTAGCAATTTGCACGAAATCTTTCGGGTCCGTGGTTCTGATCTGCCAGTAAATTAACATTTGACCTGTCGCTTCCTTTCTTCAACCATTATCGGACAGAGTTCCTCTTTCCCGCAATTTTTCTGTTGGTTGCTAGCTAGTAACATAATTGCACCACACGCTTTCTTTTGAATGTTCGGCATCTTAACCTTGTCAAATCGCGCTGTCATCTGTCAGTTTTTGTCAATTTCATTCATGGCGTGCGGTTGCTTCAAGATACTGAAGGTTCGACAGACTACCATTGTGAATAAATACTGAACGTGTGCAGCTCCCTTAAACTCGCAAACgcctgaagatagacgcaaacaatCCCGTGAAAGCTTACTTAGAAATTATGTAAgttgaaggtgggggggggggggggcgggggggggggcggggggggggagtaaagggaagagaaggaactaAGGATATCAGCTGCATTGAGATTTGTGGACGTGGAAtcagcggcgagtgaaaatgtgtaccggactgggactcgaacctgggttctcctgcttactaggaagtCAAGTTAACCAGTGCACCATCcggacagtgtttatcgcaaacacaACGACTATCTCGACATGTTCAAAGGCTGACCAacactcccacctagcgccacctatacgCAGTCACCGTCCACAGCGTccattttagattcccgctggaggtctacgtaaatgtgcatccgcactgaaggctgtggattcattgcccatcgaggcgaatcaattagaTGAATGTGTcctgtccgttctttcggacatgcccgaaagaacagacatcactcaTTCACACAACTTAGAAAATTTCGAGAAGCAACTTTAAGTCACGAATCAAGGAATGTACTACAACGCCCCACGTATCGTTTATGTAGGGATCGCAAAGACAAGATTATactaattacagcgcacacagaggcatttaaacacacATTCTTTCCGCGCTCGCAACAcagatggaacaggaagaagctgtaATAACCGGTACAAAACGAAGTACCGTTTTGTGCAGAGTATGGACGTAGAACTCCAGTCGTTTGTTTTCTACTGAGCTATGGAGCTACACAATGGAGCCATTACAAGTTGGGAGCTGAGTGGTGTGGTGTGTGTTGTACGCAGGTGGTCCTCTCCGCTGTGGCCGCGTGCGCGCTGGCAAAGCCCGGCTTCGTGTCGCCGGTGGCGTACAACACGCTGGGCTACAGCCCGGTGGCCGGAGTGCTGGGCTACGGCGCGCTGCCGTACGCTGCCGCCTACCACGGCGTCGTAGCCGCCGCCCccgtcgccgcccccgccgtcAGCGTGGTAGCGCCCGTGGGCCTGCGCACGCAGTACCACGCGcaggacgagctgggacaggcCAGCTACGGCCACACGGAGCCCCTGCAGGCGCACGCCGCCGTGCAGGACGCGGCCGGCAACAAGATCGGTAGCTACAGCTACGTGGCGCCCACCGGTGAGGTGGTGCGCGCCGACTACGTGGCCGACGCGCTCGGCTACCGCGTGGCCAGCAACGCGCTGCCCGTGGCGCCCGCGCCCGTCCACACCGCCGTCGCTGACACCGCCGAGGTGGTGGCCGCGCGCGCCGCCCACCTGGCCGAGGTCGAGGCCGTCAAGTCGCGCTCCAAGCGCGGCATCGCCCCCGTCGTCGCCCACGCCGTGGCCCCCGCCGTGGCCTACAGCGCGCCCGCCGTCGTCGCCGCCCCGGCAGTGACCTACGCCGCCCACGTCGCCGCCCCCGCggtcgcctacgccgcccccgtcGCTGCCCCCGCCGtcgtcgccgccgcccccgccgtgagGACGGCGACCCTCACCACGGTGGTGAACAACCCCGGACACGCCGTCTCCTACAGGGTCGACTGAACCCGCTCCCCTGCCCCGCCCGTCACTGACTTCTCGATACCGGCTCTGCGTTGACTTACCTTCGACttcatttgtgtgtatgtgtgtgttttgggtTTAATAAATAATTATACACTACAGTAGCgcacttctttttatttctttgtttgctgCTTAAAGTTCGTCGATTCCAAGTCGCCTTGTTTACTTCTCATTGCTACTATCAACTACGCCACGGCAAAAATATTGCATCAGGGCTACAGTTGTATGGTATATGAGGTATGTAAGAAAAGTGatgatactgattttttttatctaccaatcattatttttgaaacaacaatattgtctccttcaaagtactgtatttcccttcggcagctataaaCCGACTTGCCGTCTTTCCCAGTCAAGATAGCAGCATTGAAAGGCTTCaaatggtagggcctttaacatgtcggttacATTATTTTGAATGCTCTCCAGAGTCCCTaaactatgttcaaatgtgtgtgaaatgttatgggacttaactgctaaggtgatcagtccctaagcttacacactacctaacctaaattatactaaggacagacatacacacacacatgcccgagggtggactcgaacctccgccgggaccagccgcacagttcatgactgcagctcgGCGAATACCGCGCGGCCCTAAACTATGTCCTTTTACAACATTTctattttgggaaaagaaaaaagtcaaaagGACTCGTATCAGGCGGATGGGAAGGGGGAGGTGAGGGGGTTAACAggaagaatgccttttgaggtcaaaatttccgtgatggaagtggccgtgtgacatggagcgttgtcatgatgcagcatccactcgTCTGCAATGTCCGGTCCCACTCGACTCACCTTCTTCCTGAGCtattcaaggacatctttgtacaaCACTTgactgacagtttgtcctggaggaacaaattctttgtgCACGATACCCGCACTGCGAAAAAAGAGCAAGGTTTTGAAGCTGAAGGTCTCCCTAAGCGAGATTCACCTTCAACGtgatctcggccttccaaaaatgtttTGTACCAACGACAAACTTGTGTTCTTGATAAGGAATATCCCCCACAGACCTGTTTCAATTTTTCAGTGGTCACATTCGCGGATTCCTCAAGTTTTATGttaaacttgatggcataacgttgctctacaTACCGCTGTTCCATTTTCCTAACACGCAACAAAAACACCATTTCACTAATGGCGctatcaaaaatcacgtgatggctgggtAAAGCTGAAGCTCACATTGAGCACCTGGAAGGGACGAACACAACGGTCTACACGAGTACAAAAACACAGCGTTGgcagatcaaaatggctctgagcactataggacttaacatctgaggtcatcagtcccctagaacttagaactacttaaacctaactaacctaaggacatcacacacactcatgcccgaggcaggattcgaacctgcgaccgcagcggtcgcgcggttccgttggcagatcgctcgcagtgtcgtcagtctcattacttttctcacacacctcgaacAATGTGTAAAGGCTGTCGCTACAAATGCCATTATTTGAAATGTAACTATGACCAACTGTATCAAAAACGAAGTGCTTGTGATAGATCATCACTGTGCCGCAGCACTGAAACAGTACCCTCTCATAGCACGCAAGTCAATAAAACTGAAAGCATGAAATATGGCAAGCCTTTAACTACAGACATGTAGTTTGCTCTCATTTAATTATTACAAATCGTACCGAAAACGACGCATTTTCCAGGTAACATCAATGTGCTGGTGCTTTGAAAAAGCTTATATTCATTCCACGTCCGCTGTAATACAAAAACCACCAAATACCAGTTGAACTCTATATGCTGCAATACAATACGGCGTCTCCAAAGTTTTACTTGTGACGTAAAACTGATGCTTCATCCGACTGGCCACCAGGATGAAATCTGACATGGAAGATTCTTCCTTTCACACTTCGCAGCGTAGCGGAGCGTGGAATTGCACACTATGACGACATCAGATCCTCGTCCACGAATGTTTTCGTCCCGTGGGAGGATGCCTTTCTACTTTACGCAAACAGACCCAGAGGACCGCGCATACCTCCAAGACTTCTCTTCCACTGAATTCTATTTCCTGCTGCCTGCCGCCAGTCACCCTCTACTTCGACTTGCACTTTTCGTTGGCCTATTTAACGGTTTTCTTCTTCAGGAAATGAAATGAGTGGATTTCGAAGGCCATCGACGTATGTCCATACGAGTCACATGACTTGCCTATACAAGCCGTTTCGTTCTCATCAGGACTACAACATCTGGGCTGTTGTAGGTCTCATCCAGCTCACAATTATGCCAGATCCCCAATTCCCCAGCATCTGATGTTATACCGAACTACAGATCTTTCTTAAGCATCAAGACTTCCCACTCGAAAacgagaatacactactggccattaaaattgctacaccaaaaagaaatgcagatgataaacgggtattcattggacaaatatattatactagaactgacatgtgattacattttcacgcaatttgggtgcatagatcctgagaaatcagtaaccagaacaaccacctctggccgtaataacggccttgatacgcctggccaatgagtcaaacagagcgtggatggcgtgtacaggtactgctgcccatgcagcttcaacacgatactacagttcatcaagagtagtgactgacctattgtgacgagccagttgctcggccaccattgaccagacttttcagttggtgagagatctggagaatgtgctggtcagggcagcattcgaacattttctgtatccagaaaggcccgtacaggacctgcaacatgcggtcgtgcattatcctgctgaaatgtagggtttcgcatgaatcgaatgaagggaagtgccacgggtcgtaacacatctaaaatgtaacgtccactgttcaaagtgccgacaatgcaaacaagaggtgactgagacgtgtaaccaatggcaccccataccatcacgctggctcaaatggttcaaatggctctgagcactatgggacttaacttctgaggtgatcagtcccctagaatttagaactgcttaaacctaactaacctaaggacatcacacacatccatgcccgaggcaggtttcgaacctgcgaccgcagcggtcgcgcggttccagactgtagcgcctagaaccgctcggccactccggccggccatcacgctgggtgatatgccagtatggcgatgacgaatacacgtttccaatgtgcgttcaccgcgatgtcgccaaacacggatgcgaacatcatgatgctgtaaacagaacctggattcatccgaaaaaaaatgacgttttgccattcgtgcacccacgttcgtcgttgggtacaccatcgcaggcgctcctgtctgtgatgcagcgtcaagagtaaccacagccatgctctccgagctgatagtccatactgctgcaaacgtggtcgaactgttcgtgcagatggttgttgtcttgcaaacgtccccatctgttgactcagggatcgagacgtggctgcacgatccgttacagccatgcggataagatgcctgtcatctcgactgctagttatacgaggccgttgagatccagcacggcgttccgtattaccctcctgaacccaccgattccatattctgctaacagtcattggatcttgaccaatgcgagcagcaatgtcgcgatacgatgaaccgcaatcgcgataggctacaatccgacccttatcaaagtcagaaacgtgatggtacgcatttctcctccttaaatgaggcatcacaacaatgtttcaccaggcaacgcaggtcaactgctgtttgtgtatgagaaatggttggaaactttcctcatggcagcacgttgtaggtgttgccaccggcgccaaccttgtgtgaatgctctgaaaagctaatcatgtgcatatcacagcatcttcttcctgtcggttaaatttcgcgtctgtagcacctcttcttcgtggtgaagcaattttaatggccagtaatgtattttctCCGGACACTTCAACTTTCGCAATCATAAAGCACTACGGGTTGGATCAGTGTTTTGTACAGCTGGAATTTCAAGTTCCTTGACAGAATGCGAGACTTAAAAAGCTGACTGAGACGGAAATACAAATGATCTCCGGCTTGTATCCTCACTTTTATCTCTGCTCCTCCAGTGGACACCTTAAAGTAGCACTGCCCATGTGGGCAGAGAGCTTTGCTTCCATCAATGCGCTAGCTGGCAAGAACACTGACACAAATCAAAAATACAATAACTACTTGAGGAAACACGACTTGAAAaattaattctacaaaagattgaaATAATGTAAGCTTCCTCTAAATGTCAAGTAAACATTGTTGGCagtaaattacattacattacctACAAGTTGGGGCGCTCCACACGTGTGTTTCACGGATATAAACTAAAGATGCCGTTTTTCTTGCCGGGGTGGATATGATGCTAAAAGTTATGCCGGGAGAGAGCTTAGCTACTGGTATGTCCCAACCCGAGCAGGGCTTCGCTGGTGAAGAAGATGATGTATGTCTCACAGAACACTGCCATTCCACTCCGCATACTTCACCTTTCACATTTTTAAAGAAAGGGGACGTGAACGTTGACAGCTGCAAGGAAAGCAATTTATCTACAGGAAGGTTATCCCAAAATCAAAACTACTGGACCTCCAGTTTGGTGGTTAACGAATGGTTGCCACCCCATCACGAAAACTTGATAATGATGAACAAACTACAAGGAAACCTCACAGTTTCAAAGCACTCCTCTTCGCTTAGCCTAATGAAATACAGAAAGTGCAACTGAACAGTATTCTGAGATATAATGGTAAGCATTAATTCAATTACTAGATTATTTTATCGTAATAATTTAATGTAGCAAGTTCCTTCAAAGTTTTAAATTAATCTTTCTCAGAAAGTTATTTTTGGACTTAACACTCTTGACGCAGCAAACACAGATTTTCTTCGACGTGCGTCGCCATATCCCATTAGATTAAGGTAAAACTGTTCCCATCCACGGCGTTGACTAGAACACTGCAGTACTTTTACTTGCGAAGGCCCTGTTGAGGTGAAACGTCGCTGAGGTCCTCCGACTTTTGAACTGACTGACCCAACCAAGTATAGGGTGACCTACAGTTTAAGGTGGACTCCGAACCACAGGATAACTTCGTGATTTCCacatataaaaataatttccaGAGATGAAAGAAGAGATAAGTGACAGAAATAATCCTAGAATCGACAGGACTGAGCCGAAGATCTTTGGATTTTTGGTCCTACGACTATCTACTTAAGCACTGAGCAACAATTATCACGAATTGTTTCAATTAACATTATCATGGGCCGCTTCTAACATTTATGCTAGGTAAGAACCTCATGAACTAGGACCTTACGATACTTGGAATTCTCCGTGAAACCAAACATACTCGATTAAGCCCAATGTATCATCTGCTAATTGTGGCAGATTGGGAGATATGCTTATCCCTGAGGTGACCTGAAAGTGTTGTCATTGACTGACCGCCACAGCAGTAGCAGTGTAGTAACTTCACACATTTTGTCATCAAAGAAACAATCCCGCTCAAGTAACTTTTTCGACTTTCCGGATTTCGATATATTGGCATACTTCATTCAGCTCACTTTCCATTACCTCAGGAATGATGAATATTCAGTTTTTTACTATGAAAATAAATCTGAAGCAATACTGTGTAAGTCACACAAGGTAAAAGTGGTGTAATTTCCACGTACTTTCAAATTAATTAAATCCCGCGTAACTGGAGCGTGGGAAGGTACGTGAGGTTGTTCGCCGACGATGCTGTTGCCCATAGAGTGGTTGTAAAAGTAGAAAACCGTGGCAAATGAAATGAGACGTGCAGAGGATCAGTTACTCGTGCAGTGGCTGACAGCTGTCAATCAATCTCAGAAGCATGTCACCACTTTCATATGCTACT carries:
- the LOC126236272 gene encoding cuticle protein 7-like, with translation MKLLVVLSAVAACALAKPGFVSPVAYNTLGYSPVAGVLGYGALPYAAAYHGVVAAAPVAAPAVSVVAPVGLRTQYHAQDELGQASYGHTEPLQAHAAVQDAAGNKIGSYSYVAPTGEVVRADYVADALGYRVASNALPVAPAPVHTAVADTAEVVAARAAHLAEVEAVKSRSKRGIAPVVAHAVAPAVAYSAPAVVAAPAVTYAAHVAAPAVAYAAPVAAPAVVAAAPAVRTATLTTVVNNPGHAVSYRVD